The genome window TTCTAATAAAACCCGTAAAAATGTTTCATATAACTTGTTAAATCACCCATTATAAGCATAACAGAAATAGAACTATACATTGTGCACATACGTTATTCCAGTCAACTGCATATCAAATAGGTAAAATAAAAGACAAGATATAGCATTACGGGATAACCACCAGATTGCAATGTAGTCAAGCGTCTTATAGAATTATGGCTGTGGATCCAAGAAGACCATTTTTGCTTTTGATGAGGCTCGTGGAAACAACATAACATCCTTTGCAATGTTGTACCTTTTCTCAGTATCAGTGGTTGCTTTTGGTCGGATAATCATATTTTCAAGACGTGGAGaatgatcaagtagaagcttTATAAAGAGGAGTTCTGGTCTCGATCCTTCTAAAGATGTCAATTCTACCGTTTGCAACATAAACAACGTCTGCAAACAGTCATGGGACTCTAAATGATTAGACGTTAATTCCAAATCAGCATCAGGCccctagaaaaaaaaataaaagcaaAACAATGTCAGACCATCGATTTTTATCCAAATGAAAACAGTAATAAACATTTATCACCCTATACCATCTGCTCATGTGTAACATGAAGTCCTTTCAAATCAGGCGAGTTTTGTAGCATGTATAGAGCACCTTCAAGTTGATCCAAATCACCAAAATTAAAACTTTGGAACTCCAATTTCTTTAAGCATTTTGCCTCATGTGGAAGCCACTTTGGGAACTTTTCTGCAGCCAAAAACTGTGGGGTGAAAGTGAGATTTAACTTACATAAATAACATGATAACTACACCTACTAATATTTTGTGCAAAATACCTTAAGAAAATAACCATCAatggtaaaagaaacaaccatgggTAACTTGCTTAACATGACTGCCAAATTGAATCTTTCAACTCGTGGAAAATCTACTTTGGATTTCAACAAACGTATTTGAACCACATCAAGGCGTTCGCTATGCAATAACGGAAGCGACATGGCATCAAGGCAACTAATGACTCGCAAAGTCCGTAGATTTAGAGCCTTGATGTTAAAACTTTTAACATTGCCGCATGTATCTAGTGCCAACATCTTAAGTTGTGGTAAGTTGATCACTGTTCCACCTAAATTATCCCCGAAATGAATGTTCATCAAATTACAACTTTGAAGATTAGGAAACCCTTCAAACCCAATTGGTGGTTTGAAGATACAGTTATATATTCCCAGATATTTCAATTCCATACACGAGAACACGGACGAATGAAGTGGATAAACTTGATTTGAATTAACAAGGATGAATTGCTTGACACTGTTTCTTGATAAAATTAGTATCCATTGATCAACTTCTTGGAAGCTATCAAGATTTATCTCGTATGGTATATAGAGAACAAATCTGAAGATGGGACCCTTGTGATGGGTCATAATCTTGTTTATTACCCTTATAAACCCATTTGGATCAAAAGCTCCCTTACTTGATAATTTAATGGCGAAATCAAAATCGACATTCAGTACAGACATTGTGGTCCATCTGTATCTCCATTTTTGTGATAGAACGCTTGTGCGTACAGCTTCTTGGATCGGGAGCCGCTCTAAAATTGGGTCTATCAGATGCTCTGCCAGGTTACTGATTATGTCCTCATCAGCAACAGAAGTTACAAACCTCTGATGATTTTCTGTCAATTATCATTATTTAGAATCAAGAAAATCATGACTCAATAAGTGGAGATGGATTTTATCTGATAATAATTCATGAGACTTAACACACAAACTAGGAAATAATAAAAACCAACATAATTAAAAAGAAATACGAACGTAACAAAATCTGAAAACATAGTTTATAAACTTAACTGGAATCAAGAACGACGTCATTATCATACAAAGGATAATTCGAAAAGAATCCCATATTATAAACAGTAAACAACAGTTTTAAGATATCATTTTCCTACGGTTGAACTTACCCGTGGAATCCATCTAGCGATCAAGTGCTTCTTTGGCTGGAGATTGGAAATTTTAGAGAACTGGATTATAGGGTATAGGGTTTTAAAAAATAGAAGAGTAAACTACAACCTGAGTCCTCTTGTTTACATAAAATTGAACCTTTAACCCCTAACTTGTTTTTTCAACTTCTAAGTCCCTTTGGTTGCAGTTTTTTGCCATCTGAGTCCCATCAGTTACCCACCGTCAGTCTACTGTTAGATTTGTGGTGTAATAACCTCAGAGTTGCAAAAATCGTCTTTTATATTGACACTATATTGCAAAGTATATTCTTTAtcttcaaaaattacaaaaaacgtactcgatgtttacAAACCCTTGCAGCTTATGTCATTTAGCATTAACTCGGttattttttatggttaaatctgactTAGTGGACCCcacgtaagggtattttggtcattttactctaattactaaaataaacaattataaaaataataaataaaagaattttgtttatatatagttatataatatatatacaaacacacacatacattcTGTCTCTATCTCTACACTCTTTCTCACTCTAActacccaccaccacaaccacccgaCCACTACCCACCtgtcgccgccaccaccacctttCCCACCATCAGGATCACTCTTTTTAAAGGTATTTTTTTCACAACACAGTTCAAGGCACACAATGCTTGCAAGAACAAATTTAAAAGTTAATTTGAAATATTGGATACTTCCTGCGTACGCCTTAAATTGGCGCCTGAAACCCCTGTCAAACACATCTCGCTTCGGCACCGTTTCTTTGATTTCGGAAACAATTTCTTCATCTGATCTCAAATCAATCTCACCCATGGAGCGGTAGAGGCAGAGAAACCAGAGAACAGttgaagaacaacaacagcagggaGATGAACAATTAGATGATATGCAACATGGCCCTTTTCCAGTTGAACAACTTCAGGCATGCCTTTTTTGTTTTCCCCTAAAACATTTTCCGCAAAATTGGGGTTTCCTCGTTGAAATTTCAAAATGGGCATTTGAACTTACTCGATAAATGTCttatagcttcacattaagttacctgaaacgcgttttaaaaatatgttatcagcaagaaatactggcgagtacatACCAGTTTATAAAACATCAATTATAATTTTACAATATTATGAGCGATTAAAATGTTTATATGTACCCAATTACTCGttcagtacttgtcactcgacggatctgtgactatggtcatatcacacttTGGCTACCCATGTCCaattgtgaagattatcaagtactgtatacaaaccccataatactaacagcaattgtagaatacaaaaacttaatcactgtaattataacagATTAACATTTAGGGTTTGGTAAAACATTTGAAATAatggctcacaaactgtgagaaaaaaggaatgactcacattggaATATTATTTTTTACTACTGGCTTCTTGGGGATGTTTCCTGATTATCTTCTTGAGTTTCTAATAAAAACATataatgcacgcgtgttagtaagataacccaaatcacattagctatacatcacgagacagaaccccaacggaCTTAGGgactgtttgtttacctcttaatgaggctcttaatgattcagacctcttactggttcagcacatAATGGTTTAGACAGTTTGtatcacgagcagatgtctgaatggttcagacatttgcctccgAATGGTTAAgttttatacagagtctgaatggttaagacctctaatctgaattggtcagacatttccTCTGCACAGTTTGCATTATACAGTCTCTTAATgtttcagacctcttactggttcagcacttaaccattcagatgttgccaaacggccccttagtcaggcagagccttgacatgcctTGTTGGGTACTAGATCAATTGGGTAGGGTAACGAATTAGTgatcgggggttaaaatacttacaacggggcagagctTCGTGTTTTAGGGTGGAATGTGGCTATTATTTTTGTAGTACAAAAGTTTGATAGAAAAAGAGACATGAACGAGTTGCAACTGCTGCTACTCTGCTCTATTTATACATTTTTCTGGAGCCTGGCGCGCCCTGCGACAACTCCCACTTGATCCTGTCGCGCCTCGCGAGGGCAtccctagctacggctagggttGTTGTGTTAGCCCTAGGCCCAACACGTTGTGGACACGCGTCAATATGGGTGTCTGGCAAGTCAAGGGGCCGTCGCGCCCTGCGACCGGTTACCCTCAagcctgtcgcggcccgcgacaggtcggtttttcttgatttttcattttttttacttaaaaTTAATGTTACACGGGTCCGGTTTTACGATTACGGTGTGATACCCCAGGGAAACCCGTagacgatacaacttacctagcttcctcagtaaccgtatgctaaatttcgggacgaaatttctttcaagttgggggtaatgtgacaactcgagcttccaagattccattttcgcatttactgcacgttcattgtttgtttagctatttatttgcacaattagcttgctatgaaactgtatacgtcttgatacaataaagtgtattgtgattgtgcgtGGTTaggtgttacttgtgaaagatttgacaaatacttgaatgtggtgatgaaactgtgaaaTGTACATCTTGTGCCTGtaatatgtaatagataataattAAGGGTGCATAGAGTAAtcagtgaaactctaatcattcttaaccctaatcattcactaatcatcacacaaaaaccaaaacacgtactttcataTTCTCTGAttctctctggcaatcatcatcattggcacaagtccttcatcactcttgatttcctctctttgtctagaatcaattcaaggtaattgtttaatcagtGTTTGTTGtaaatcgttgattgattgattcttgtgaaaaccctagttccacatGTAATGATTCTGTGATATTGAATTCTAGTTGttgtgaaatgatgttgattattgtgtaatcattgcctgatgttaagatacaagaATTGTAGAATGATggattgataattggattactgCATTACAGGgacaatgaaattagggtttcttaaacgtgaaaacgtaactgttacaattacACTGAACTTGATTATTCGTAGGTATGACTGATTGgtagtccgagttttgtgaatgaTTATATGTCCGACTTTTACTTATTGCAcgcatgtccgacttttgtataaGCTTGAGGGGGCGTCCGAGTTTTGAAGGGACAAgcctcttgtccgactttgtgaggGGAAATccccatggtccgagttttaaggggaGAACCCCATTAGTCCGACTTTTTGGCCAAGTAGTgtgatggtccgagttttaaaggagggttaaaggtccgagttttaaccccaaGCATTTTTCCGACCTTTTAGTTAACATGTAAAGTCCGAACTTTATAAGTGGGTGTGTGTCCGAGTTTCTTAGAGCATGCTTGTCCGAATTCTTTTGTAAGGGTTATTAATTGTCCGACCTTTTGTAACAAGACCCTTTGCTCCGAGTTTTAGGCTTGTAGAAAGGTGGTCCGAACTCTAGTGTTAAATCAGTTGGCCCGAGTTTTAATCTAAGGCAACTGGTCCAAGTCTGGTTAAGATATCAACCATGTTAACTTTGTTTAGTAGATGACATGATTAGTTATTAACTCAGTTAAGTTGAGCTGATGAATGTTGTTTGTTAAATTAACGCTGATAACTCTATTGACTCTGTTAAAGTGTGAATCCTGTTAAGTGTGTTAACTTGGTGAAATATGTTAACTGCCTGTTAATCCTGTCAAGCATGAATTGTAGACTAACTGCATATATGAAATGTGATAACTGCTTAAACACACACTTCGTGACATAAATGACATACGAACTTAGACTGGTCATATACACGTGCGGactataggtcgtgattgattaattGTGAACGTGTAACCCTTTGAGCATACCGaccaaaccaaggtgagttcacacagccaaggcatggggttcccagggtgggaatgggttttgattatttacttgtacttacctagcttatggaacttagttatatggtcctcgggcgAGGatgggttattgataagatacgactagactagtgatacttatagaactgatcttcgcacacacgccggggttggccgcgatattatgactaatcttcgcacacatgcctaggaaggctgcgaactatacactaaacttcgcaaatgtgccgggtggccgcgatacaaatatacctagtctagaatacttgggaactttccctaatcttcgcatgcatgcctagagggccgcgatacaaactaatacgatacatgacataatgaacgaacacaaggcttactatactattacaattattgaactattaactgtgaactcgctcaactagttgttgactatctgctgcatgccttgcaggaccttaggtacatatggagcttgcacagggaggagcaggtcgttgtggggcatggatcgtggatgttatgttacactttataacacttgaacttattacatacattggattttcattttatgcttccgctacttaaactatgtttattttgaacatcaattgtattgaattgggtttttaccaactactttgattattatatactatgttcaatatgattggtggcttgatcctggtcagtcacgctcccaagcggtgatactccgcgggtggattttgggggtgtgacagattggtatcagagccattggttatagagaacttggttttaataagggaaaaacgtttttattaaaaccagactaaaaccagaacagtgctctcaacgatccacaacgacgcttcgctccacgtgcaagacttaACATCATAGGTAATAAGGTtaatgtttattgcctacatgctagaattacatagaactttgctcgtggtatgcttagattacattgcctactattcattattgcttgagaacacctacgtgcttactctcttctgtcatcgcactactcgcgaaccattctcacttgttttacttttactatgaagatcatgtctggacgtgttaacatgactcaagcccagttgacgactcTCATTGcagaacaagttgctgcggcacttgcagctgcacaagcaggtagtataccctgcggatgtgattcacactaggatctttagatcctacattaactcttgtgtttaaccttgtcctattcttacacGATAGGTCAGCacgctccacaacctgtctgcacattcaagaacttcatggactgtcgtccaagcaccttcagtggcaccgagggggcagtgggactcctccattggtttgagaagctagagtcagtatttgaaatgtgtgaatgccctgaggctcacagggtgaagtacgccactggcactctcgaaggaatagcgttaacttggtggaacgcgcaagtacagatcttagggttggcagctgctaacgccacaccttgggaagatttcaaggaactaatcaaacgagaatactgcacacgtgatgacatccacaagttggaagatgagttttaccatttgaaaatgactgggtcagaaattgaggcttatactaaacggtcgaacgagctggccatcttgtgtccatctatggtggaccctccagttaagcgcattaagttgtacctcaagggacttgcgctagagatccagagccatgtgacatcggcaaaccttaacaacatccaagacattcagcgtcttgctcatcgcctcaccgaTCAAgtagtggaacagaacaagctgccaaaacgcatcagtgctaccactactg of Helianthus annuus cultivar XRQ/B chromosome 1, HanXRQr2.0-SUNRISE, whole genome shotgun sequence contains these proteins:
- the LOC110938946 gene encoding F-box/FBD/LRR-repeat protein At1g13570 encodes the protein MDSTENHQRFVTSVADEDIISNLAEHLIDPILERLPIQEAVRTSVLSQKWRYRWTTMSVLNVDFDFAIKLSSKGAFDPNGFIRVINKIMTHHKGPIFRFVLYIPYEINLDSFQEVDQWILILSRNSVKQFILVNSNQVYPLHSSVFSCMELKYLGIYNCIFKPPIGFEGFPNLQSCNLMNIHFGDNLGGTVINLPQLKMLALDTCGNVKSFNIKALNLRTLRVISCLDAMSLPLLHSERLDVVQIRLLKSKVDFPRVERFNLAVMLSKLPMVVSFTIDGYFLKFLAAEKFPKWLPHEAKCLKKLEFQSFNFGDLDQLEGALYMLQNSPDLKGLHVTHEQMGPDADLELTSNHLESHDCLQTLFMLQTVELTSLEGSRPELLFIKLLLDHSPRLENMIIRPKATTDTEKRYNIAKDVMLFPRASSKAKMVFLDPQP